Proteins encoded within one genomic window of bacterium:
- a CDS encoding rhodanese-like domain-containing protein → MKQSLAKILLFLAVVFLVDQPRAEAAETISPKKLAQMLQEGEQLQLLDVRELSEIQRAGFPGARHIPMGQLEARIAELNPDQTTVVICHYGNRSSVAAEQLKKKGFKNVMNLKGGIDAYSREVDPGIPRY, encoded by the coding sequence ATGAAACAGAGCTTGGCGAAAATCCTTCTTTTCCTTGCGGTGGTTTTTCTCGTCGATCAACCCAGAGCCGAAGCCGCGGAGACGATTTCCCCTAAAAAGCTGGCCCAAATGCTTCAAGAAGGCGAGCAACTGCAATTGCTGGACGTCCGGGAGTTGTCGGAAATCCAACGGGCGGGCTTTCCGGGCGCCCGCCACATCCCCATGGGTCAACTGGAAGCCCGCATCGCCGAGCTAAATCCCGACCAAACCACGGTTGTCATCTGCCATTATGGCAACCGCAGCTCCGTTGCGGCGGAGCAGCTAAAGAAGAAGGGATTCAAGAACGTGATGAACTTGAAGGGCGGCATTGACGCTTATTCGCGCGAGGTGGACCCGGGGATTCCACGGTATTAA